A DNA window from Andrena cerasifolii isolate SP2316 chromosome 16, iyAndCera1_principal, whole genome shotgun sequence contains the following coding sequences:
- the Pps gene encoding protein partner of snf isoform X2, whose translation MSSSYVIEPQDSGSERKDDTLIIVVNDDGTISVDQETLQSLIMNQSNANVSVVRLGQAETDTENGDITLTVDPPTFTPTTVSSGSTAADASSLVDPFMEMDPEQLERLETALQSEEAKQILGENVTAMLDMLTVEEQQNSIRHSIELDHCYTSRTSPSDPKPRDPLPSTDSPTSGDPLLYPRQLSPAPRGSTIASSPIGGDSEATVATKLKGIGKAGKPVGRPRKNLLPAAVAACNNSRTPVNITTTPKSIGQHPASRNLTGAIHQAIGKHQGRSNDEDDEEEPTSSSTESSDSEPPSDNDSDFGPRGPRRGGIRARGGRKGLTTRGGSMAATRRRGSNKQMDMEQVRRLDMEMAAAVNAMKSPEKDEKSGGFSLTKGKRQFKTAVGRKKEESQCNESSVVVNEDASAVFDKPLQTTNQVKANLINANMIKGDMILTKPGQGKSSQKVTFVQKQVLMKSNDLKSIGPKKPVMLPKGKFLGQTGTKFYTTKDGKLVQVPMTAKTITSNVPVTQMKGTMPEVSSTQQSASSQNQTLQLQQHQQQQPQPQPQSQPQPQPQPQPQLQPQPQQQQQQLIKVSSPVAISKLKSCDMKKEKRKSDGLELIVKTEVDSFKTTENKVLDGAKRHPKKENRKSPGYTVDTLGPALFSTPDIIRRVGSNGDSKIQENVVTSLISTTPSTNAGSSSSGGSLTKVAPSLPSLSSPASSSSRSGGIIVVSTPSDRGTHAESHTTTDNRENSGSLVQNSENETKTDIKINVAEELQPTLDSGGIEGEEHLLATLEMEASKHEEELLAEALLLQEELGVDLAEHGALVEQGGGVTPESLASNNMLIPSLLTSGQEATKSLATATVTAMVTTTMTSTATVMSATPAMTASVSRDPVKKFTKEEREPIQIIRGGRIITLPPIEAPATRSKRLQAKVESAQKTFEPVTKRSQKFISVQPVQQRLSQSTKNETRSNINHDAENEIEDEIEADEEVEDEEEAEGAEEEEEAEEEEGEQKQQEGRGEEVDEEEEEEDEEEEEDNSDSEDDPDRLWCICKRPHNNRFMICCDVCEDWFHGKCVHVSKAMGQQMEEKEIEWVCPNCLKKKSEEVISKTNVQGMSGKQRAQPDTLTGDNSVAPKNLTSPSQTSVAGETSSLMLPDSDYGGGVPYSSSMQCVVCKKEARNSSIYCSDACILAHAQETLTKDKPVPGSATAGSKGTRSLPFDSTTRLKPEARIIVFERKTGRVLTGADAPTRSNLRTWLKENPTFEVVGANNLGTMQIGKTITTIQTQVPGRTGKSTLMSPGRGQNLPKMTYTRVPGSKQMILTAGNKKFTLITGGQQQQQQQQQQPPLPQQQQQLQQQLQPQPQPSNIKVLQMKQTLLTQPGKNPLILKAATPKSIAQTQSKQQGVASPKQAATVKRQVEKQPTSQSKQQIKPSPTKRPETEPIRLNIRKTLTELLSSRIKETDDLKLTDDEIADLAFNIELELYKYFKDTGAKYKAKYRSLVFNIKDTKNLTLFRKIADRSLTPDAVVRLSPDEMASQELAEWREKETKHQLEMIKKNELDLMAQAKSIVVKTHKGEQIIENDGGIDHVDPKTPVQDIVTALNSADSIALTVDVMEKDAERINDDDEERWSSRAREDSKRLKIIDEKRRRDGKERDRDKDDRMRDKEKERGRERESSRLKGNGRRDKSGSRGRHKHDRDDREHSKTREKSRERKLRDKESKRERERDREKEKERDRERDRERSRTRDREKLKARERGANKEKTKQKEKEKERERERHRSSENSLRNRGGFVYCESKDVDKKDEERKREESTAGGGGTAPAGVSAEKPIEDRLWRHIEDEATTNTIDGNDSDVSDREPTSTVTIKTPDINDEVDREREQEQPDTVERAGGGDIPKVGGWQTVWRGFVNMVDVAKFFITAQEVSGHAKDLMDDLPDTVDVVGRISHETVWDYISKMKKTGSKEILVIRLTAANDEEKIPYITLYSYLNSRSRLGVVGNVSKNIKDFYIMPFSSQSTIPQVLLPLNGPGFEEHRPHLLLGIIVRNKRKRFAGVSSSSSSSSTVPMKVTKKDTDRSYTPPLMTASKDKSSSSSAAMGTVATTTTIATPTIAASSSLSSSSSSSSSTANPYHKSAGSVCTSDSLNEKQHPVTQTTLDSLNRAHIGMSRGTLFDTATICKIVPELSSKIDLTSSPGKAPIDDDDDEDDDDDDGDNVDDNNDDDGDDGDDGDEPYSPGQMDEEQINLDLRTFSTCTAIATIPPISSSMSMSMHDVDDATIDNGIDSSSKNSSELQRKMDELNRQIEEQKQQIQSISSSFLGESTPTLPGLGLDPPVGDECDEAYSPPDTRSFTPPPPPGISKLTQPILDKVSNITIPPNLQEILANVKRQESSKVDPYLPSKPSATFLTTVNSSIYQNSEKYSTQSPVKLSVSGSAKSSSEKPALEITHQPETCSKEKESKGTLSSLSDLDLIRKAEEELAAVAAASVATSAAIPTENPTQPAAPPTTPILPTIVGTSSSMMIPPMSTNHSGLASPTDSSSEGTSYKSPFPEPFKRHLASEQPKPPGLEDEDFSPTFPSTPPNFEYNAANAISSSRSKFVPKSGIILSVKRKVNDDGTSPCAPNKTPRVKSRWGQGPSDSVD comes from the exons ATGTCCAGCTCTTATGTGATCGAACCACAAGACAGCGGATCAGAGAGGAAGGACGACACATTGATTATTGTTGTCAATGATGATGGTACGATATCTGTTGATCAAGAAACATTGCAAAGTTTAATCA TGAATCAGTCCAATGCAAATGTCAGCGTTGTCAGGTTAGGACAGGCGGAGACTGACACCGAAAATGGGGATATCACTCTAACCGTAGATCCTCCAACTTTTACACCGACTACAGTAAGTTCTGGAAGCACTGCTGCCGATGCGAGCAGTTTGGTTGATCCCTTTATGGAGATGGACCCAGAACAGTTGGAACGATTGGAGACAGCTCTACAAAGCGAAGAAGCGAAACAAATTCTTGGAGAAAACGTTACCGCGATGCTCG ATATGTTGACAGTGGAGGAACAACAAAACTCCATTAGGCATAGCATCGAATTGGATCATTGCTATACCAGTAGAACATCTCCTTCCGATCCAAAACCAAGAGATCCACTGCCTAGTACCGATTCACCCACTTCCGGCGATCCTTTGCTCTACCCACGTCAACTTTCACCTGCCCCTCGGGGATCCACCATCGCATCATCGCCCATCGGCGGCGACTCTGAGGCTACGGTTGCAACAAAGTTAAAGGGTATCGGAAAAGCG GGTAAACCGGTTGGTCGTCCGCGGAAGAATCTTCTACCAGCTGCTGTAGCCGCGTGCAACAACTCGAGGACGCCTGTTAATATAACGACTACACCTAAATCCATCGGGCAGCACCCGGCGTCGAGGAATTTAACAGGAGCGATACATCAGGCAATTGGAAAAC aCCAAGGGAGGTCcaatgacgaggacgacgaagaagaaCCAACATCGTCGTCTACAGAGTCGTCCGACTCCGAGCCACCGTCTGACAACGATTCCGATTTTGGTCCGCGAGGCCCTAGAAGAGGCGGTATAAGAGCTAGGGGAGGTAGAAAGGGTCTTACCACCCGAGGAGGGAGTATGGCGGCTACCCGTAGGAGAGGTTCTAACAAGCAAATGGACATGGAGCAAGTTCGTCGATTAGACATGGAAATGGCAGCAGCCGTGAATGCTATGAAAAGTCCGGAGAAAGATGAAAAATCGG GAGGTTTTAGTCTGACCAAAGGTAAAAGGCAATTCAAGACCGCTgttggaagaaaaaaagaagaatcgcAATGTAACGAATCGTCTGTAGTCGTAAACGAAGACGCTTCAGCTGTATTCGACAAACCGCTACAAACGACGAATCAAGTTAAAGCGAATTTGATTAATGCAAATATGATTAAAGGCGACATGATCCTTACAAAGCCTGGACAAGGGAAAAGCAGTCAGAAAGTGACTTTTGTGCAAAAGCAAGTGCTTATGAAGTCGAATGATCTCAAAAGTATTGGCCCGAAGAAGCCAGTGATGCTTCCTAAGGGGAAATTTCTCGGTCAAACGGGAACCAAGTTTTATACAACCAAAGACGGCAAATTGGTTCAAGTACCGATGACTGCCAAAACCATAACGTCCAACGTACCAGTCACTCAAATGAAAGGAACGATGCCGGAAGTGTCTTCAACGCAACAGTCTGCTTCAAGTCAGAATCAAACTTTACAGTTACAGCAACATCAGCAACAACAGCCGCAGCCGCAGCCGCAATCACAGCCGCAGCCACAGCCACAGCCACAGCCACAGCTACAGCCGCagccgcagcagcagcaacagcagttGATAAAAGTGTCTTCGCCCGTTGCTATATCGAAATTGAAATCTTGCGATatgaaaaaggagaaaagaaaatcCGATGGTTTAGAGCTTATTGTGAAAACTGAGGTCGATTCTTTCAAAACAACAGAGAACAAAGTGCTAGATG GCGCGAAAAGGCATCCGAAGAAAGAAAATCGCAAATCACCCGGATACACGGTGGACACTCTAGGTCCCGCTCTTTTCTCGACTCCAGACATTATACGCCGCGTTGGTTCGAATGGTGattcgaaaattcaagaaaacgTTGTGACGTCTCTGATTTCTACAACGCCGTCTACGAATGCTGGTTCTTCGAGTAGTGGAGGTTCTCTGACGAAAGTGGCGCCATCGTTGCCATCGTTGTCATCGCCAGCATCATCGAGTAGTCGCTCAG GTGGTATTATCGTTGTTTCCACGCCTTCCGACCGCGGTACGCATGCAGAATCTCACACGACTACGGACAATCGAGAAAACAGTGGATCCTTGGTACAAAACAGTGAAAATGAAACCAAGACGGACATAAAAATTAACGTAGCAGAGGAGTTACAGCCTACTCTAGATTCAG GTGGTATAGAAGGCGAGGAACATTTGCTAGCTACATTGGAAATGGAAGCCAGCAAACACGAGGAGGAGCTACTCGCAGAAGCATTGTTGTTACAAGAGGAACTCGGAGTAGACTTGGCTGAACAT GGCGCACTCGTCGAACAAGGAGGAGGTGTAACCCCCGAATCATTGGCCTCGAATAATATGCTCATTCCTTCTTTGTTGACATCCGGGCAAGAAGCAACCAAATCATTGGCCACTGCTACGGTAACAGCAATGGTAACAACGACCATGACGAGCACAGCAACGGTTATGTCAGCCACACCCGCGATGACTGCGAGCGTATCTAGGGATCCTGTGAAAAAGTTTACGAAAGAGGAGAGGGAGCCTATCCAAATTATTCGTGGTGGACGAATAATTACGTTGCCTCCCATCGAGGCACCAGCTACTAGGAGTAAACGGTTACAAGCAAAGGTCGAATCTGCTCAAAAAACGTTCGAACCAGTAACCAAACGATCACAGAAGTTTATTAG TGTGCAACCCGTGCAGCAAAGATTGTCGCAATCCACTAAGAATGAAACGCGCTCTAATATAAACCACGATGCGGAGAACGAAATCGAGGATGAAATCGAGGCAGATGAAGAAGTGGAGGATGAAGAGGAGGCGGAGGgggcggaggaggaagaggaggcggaggaggaggaaggagaaCAGAAACAACAAGAGGGTAGGGGGGAGGAGGTAgatgaggaagaggaagaggaggacgaagaggaggaagaggataaTTCGGATTCAGAGGATGATCCTGATAGGCTTTGGTGCATCTGTAAACGGCCGCACAATAACCGCTTCATGATTTGTTGCGACGTATGCGAGGACTGGTTCCATGGAAAATGCGTGCATGTTAGCAAGGCAATGG GGCAACAGATGGAAGAAAAGGAAATAGAATGGGTTTGTCCAAATTGCTTGAAGAAGAAAAGTGAAGAAGTAATATCTAAGACAAACGTTCAAGGTATGTCTGGAAAGCAACGGGCTCAACCGGATACCCTAACTGGGGATAATTCAGTTGCTCCGAAGAATCTTACCTCTCCTAGTCAAACATCAGTTGCTGGAGAAACATCGTCTTTAATGCTTCCCGATTCCGATTACGGCGGTGGTGTACCGTATTCGAGCAGCATGCAGTGCGTTGTCTGTAAAAAAGAAGCAAGGAACTCTAGCATTTATTGTTCCGATGCGTGTATACTCGCACACGCCCAAGAAACCCTGACCAAAGATAAGCCAGTGCCTGGCAGTGCAACGGCAGGTTCGAAAGGAACAAGATCGTTGCCGTTCGATAGTACCACCAGGCTGAAACCTGAAGCTAGAATCATAGTTTTTGAGAGAAAAACAGGAAGGGTTTTGACTG GCGCTGATGCTCCGACCAGATCAAATTTACGTACATGGTTAAAGGAGAATCCTACATTCGAGGTGGTGGGGGCGAATAATCTTGGTACGATGCAAATAGGAAAAACAATTACGACTATTCAGACGCAGGTTCCCGGCCGGACA GGAAAATCTACGCTTATGTCGCCTGGAAGAGGACAAAATCTTCCTAAAATGACATACACAAGAGTACCAGGTTCGAAGCAAATGATTTTAACTGcaggaaacaaaaaatttacgcTAATAACTGGcggacagcagcagcagcaacaacaacaacagcagccgCCGTTgccgcagcagcaacagcaactaCAACAACaacttcaacctcaacctcaaccgtCGAACATAAAGGTGTTACAAATGAAGCAAACGCTGCTCACTCAGCCAGGCAAGAATCCTTTGATACTAAAGGCTGCAACACCAAAATCAATTGCTCAGACACAATCGAAACAGCAAGGTGTAGCCTCGCCGAAACAAGCGGCGACTGTAAAGAGGCAAGTAGAAAAACAGCCAACCTCACAGTCGAAACAACAGATAAAGCCAAGTCCGACTAAAAGACCTGAAACCGAACCTATCAGATTAAACATACGAAAAACTCTGACCGAATTATTATCGAGCCGTATAAAAGAGACCGACGATTTGAAGTTGACCGATGACGAAATCGCTGATCTGGCTTTTAATATCGAGTTGGaactatataaatatttcaaagaTACCGGCGCAAAATATAAGGCTAAATACAGAAGTCTCGTATTCAACATAAAGGACACGAAGAATTTAACGCTGTTTAGAAAAATTGCCGATAGATCTTTGACACCCGACGCGGTGGTAAGGCTAAGTCCCGACGAAATGGCAAGCCAAGAACTGGCCGAATGGCGAGAGAAGGAAACGAAGCATCAGTTGGAGATGATCAAGAAAAATGAGCTAGATTTAATGGCACAGGCCAAGTCTATCGTCGTCAAGACCCACAAAGGTGAACAAATTATCGAGAACGACGGTGGCATCGATCACGTTGATCCGAAAACTCCTGTGCAGGACATCGTGACAGCATTGAACAGTGCCGACAGCATAGCTTTGACCGTGGATGTTATGGAAAAGGACGCGGAAAGAATAAACGACGACGATGAGGAGAGGTGGTCGTCGAGAGCGAGGGAAGACTCGAAGAGATTAAAGATTATCGACGAGAAGAGGAGAAGAGATGGTAAAGAAAGGGACAGGGACAAGGACGACCGGATGAGAgataaagagaaagagagggggagagagagggagagcagTCGTTTAAAAGGAAACGGTAGACGCGACAAAAGTGGCAGCAGAGGTAGACATAAGCACGACAGAGATGACAGGGAACACAGTAAGACCAGAGAGAAGAGCAGGGAAAGGAAGCTCCGAGATAAGGAAAGCAAGCGTGAAAGAGAACGGGATCGTGAAAAGGAGAAAGAACGGGACCGAGAGAGAGACCGGGAACGATCGAGAACCAGAGACCGAGAAAAATTAAAGGCGCGAGAAAGGGGGGCTAACAAAGAGAAGACCAAGcaaaaggagaaggagaaggaaaggGAACGAGAACGGCACAGGAGCAGCGAGAACAGTTTGAGGAATCGTGGCGGCTTTGTTTATTGCGAATCAAAGGACGTTGATAAAAAAgacgaggagagaaagagagaggaatcGACAGCAGGAGGAGGGGGTACGGCGCCGGCGGGGGTATCGGCTGAGAAACCGATCGAGGATCGGCTTTGGCGGCATATCGAGGACGAAGCGACTACGAACACCATCGACGGGAACGATTCCGATGTGTCCGACAGAGAGCCCACTTCGACGGTTACCATCAAAACGCCGGACATCAACGACGAAGTGGACAGAGAAAGGGAACAGGAACAGCCTGACACTGTCGAAAGGGCAGGAGGGGGGGACATTCCGAAAGTAGGAGGATGGCAAACGGTTTGGCGGGGTTTCGTTAACATGGTAGACGTTGCGAAATTTTTTATCACCGCCCAAGAGGTCAGTGGACACGCAAAAGATCTGATGGACGATCTGCCCGATACGGTGGACGTTGTCGGTAGAATCAGTCACGAGACTGTTTGGGACTACATCTCCAAGATGAAGAAAACTGGTTCGAAGGAGATCCTAGTGATTCGCCTTACCGCCGCGAACGACGAGGAGAAGATTCCATACATCACCTTGTATAGCTATCTGAACAGTAGAAGTCGCCTCGGGGTGGTTGGCAATGTTTCAAAGAATATCAAAGACTTTTATATAATGCCATTTTCAAGTCAAAGCACAATACCCCAGGTTCTCTTACCTTTGAATGGTCCTGGCTTCGAGGAGCACCGGCCTCACCTACTACTGGGAATAATCGTTCGCAATAAAAGAAAACGTTTCGCCGGCGTATCCTCCTCCTCATCCTCTTCCTCGACTGTGCCGATGAAAGTGACGAAAAAGGACACCGATCGGAGCTACACCCCACCGTTGATGACCGCTTCGAAAGATAAAAGTAGCAGCTCCAGTGCCGCGATGGGCACTGTAGCTACGACTACAACGATAGCGACGCCAACGATCGCTGCTTCGTCGTctttgtcgtcgtcgtcgtcgtcttcatcCTCGACCGCCAACCCCTATCACAAATCCGCCGGGAGCGTCTGCACCAGCGACTCCCTAAACGAAAAGCAACATCCTGTGACGCAAACAACTCTGGACAGCCTGAACAGAGCTCATATAGGAATGTCGAGGGGGACATTGTTCGATACCGCGACTATATGCAAAATCGTTCCAGAACTGTCTTCCAAGATCGACCTCACCTCTTCACCTGGTAAAGCAcccatcgacgacgacgacgacgaggacgacgacgacgacgatggtgACAATGTTGACGACAACAACGACGACGATGGTGACGATGGTGACGATGGTGACGAACCCTACAGTCCCGGTCAGATGGACGAGGAACAAATAAATCTCGACTTGAGAACATTCTCCACTTGCACGGCAATCGCAACGATACCGCCGATATCGTCGTCGATGTCGATGTCCATGCACGATGTCGACGACGCGACAATTGATAACGGTATTGATTCTTCCAGTAAGAATTCGAGCGAACTCCAACGGAAGATGGACGAGTTAAATAGACAAATCGAAGAACAGAAGCAACAAATACAAAGCATTAGTTCGTCGTTTCTCGGTGAATCAACGCCTACTTTACCG GGCTTAGGGCTGGACCCACCGGTCGGCGATGAATGCGACGAGGCGTACAGCCCTCCAGACACCAGATCATTTACGCCACCACCACCCCCGGGTATTTCGAAACTTACGCAGCCGATTCTCGACAAAGTATCAAATATAACGATACCGCCGAATTTGCAAGAGATCCTGGCGAACGTCAAGCGACAAGAAAGCTCGAAAGTAGATCCGTATTTACCATCGAAACCTAGTGCCACGTTTTTAACCACTGTCAACTCTTCAATTTACCAGAACTCGGAAAAATATTCTACGCAATCTCCCGTGAAACTTTCAGTCAGTGGATCAGCCAAGTCGAGTTCCGAGAAGCCCGCACTCGAAATAACCCATCAGCCAGAGACTTGTTCAAAGGAGAAGGAAAGCAAGGGTACTTTGAGTTCGTTGAGCGACTTGGACTTGATTCGGAAAGCGGAGGAAGAATTGGCCGCTGTCGCGGCTGCGTCAGTTGCAACATCAGCAGCCATACCGACTGAAAATCCTACTCAGCCAGCTGCTCCACCCACAACTCCAATTCTTCCAACGATAGTAGGAACGTCCTCTTCGATGATGATACCACCAATGTCCACGAATCATTCAGGTTTAGCTTCGCCGACGGATTCCTCCTCCGAGGGCACGTCTTACAAGAGTCCCTTCCCAGAACCATTCAAGCGACACTTGGCCTCCGAGCAACCGAAACCCCCCGGCCTCGAAGACGAGGACTTTTCCCCCACCTTCCCATCTACGCCACCAAACTTTGAATATAACGCGGCGAACGCGATATCGTCGTCTCGGTCCAAGTTCGTCCCAAAGAGCGGCATCATATTGAGCGTGAAACGAAAGGTGAACGACGATGGCACCTCGCCTTGCGCCCCAAATAAAACACCAAGAGTAAAGTCACGCTGGGGTCAGGGACCGTCGGACTCGGTCGATTAG